One part of the Brassica napus cultivar Da-Ae unplaced genomic scaffold, Da-Ae ScsIHWf_2454;HRSCAF=3169, whole genome shotgun sequence genome encodes these proteins:
- the LOC106388946 gene encoding uncharacterized protein LOC106388946 isoform X2: protein MAWRNAGSTARSFVSAAARAPSLRSPTAALPRLRPSPSSLPGRRSSFSLPSRNIGALGCTQSFLPLYSVVAASQLTSHLNVNLRAFCELSNGT from the exons ATGGCTTGGCGCAATGCAGGATCTACCGCTCGTTCTTTTGTATCCGCCGCCGCAAGAGCACCGTCTCTCCGTTCTCCTACGGCGGCGCTTCCTCGCCTCCGTCCTTCCCCATCCTCCTTACCTGGCCGTCGCTCCTCCTTTTCATTGCCCTCTAG GAACATAGGAGCACTTGGTTGCACACAATCTTTCTTGCCGCTGTACAGTGTTGTGGCTGCTTCTCAACTCACCTCCCACCTTAATGTTAACTTGCGGGCTTTCTGCGAGCTGTCTAATG GTACTTGA
- the LOC106388946 gene encoding uncharacterized protein LOC106388946 isoform X1, producing MAWRNAGSTARSFVSAAARAPSLRSPTAALPRLRPSPSSLPGRRSSFSLPSRNIGALGCTQSFLPLYSVVAASQLTSHLNVNLRAFCELSNGTFPRTCQDR from the exons ATGGCTTGGCGCAATGCAGGATCTACCGCTCGTTCTTTTGTATCCGCCGCCGCAAGAGCACCGTCTCTCCGTTCTCCTACGGCGGCGCTTCCTCGCCTCCGTCCTTCCCCATCCTCCTTACCTGGCCGTCGCTCCTCCTTTTCATTGCCCTCTAG GAACATAGGAGCACTTGGTTGCACACAATCTTTCTTGCCGCTGTACAGTGTTGTGGCTGCTTCTCAACTCACCTCCCACCTTAATGTTAACTTGCGGGCTTTCTGCGAGCTGTCTAATGGTACCTTCCCACGCACTTGTCAAGATCGCTAA